Sequence from the Bufo bufo chromosome 10, aBufBuf1.1, whole genome shotgun sequence genome:
cggctctgtactgtatataatgtatatggtgtattaggtgtcccggctctgtactgtatataatgtatatggtgtattaggtgtcctgagctctgtactgtatataatgtatatggtgtattaggtgtccgggctctgtactgtatataatgtatatggtgtattaggtgtcccggctctgtactgtatataatgtatatggtgtattaggtgtccaggctctgtactgtatataatgtatatggtgtattaggtgtcccgggctctgtactgtatataatgtatacggtgtattaggtgtccgggctctgtactgtatataatgtatatggtgtattaggtgtccgggctctgtactgtatataatgtatacggtgtattaggtgtccgggctctgtactgtatataatgtatacggtgtattaggtgtccgggctctgtactgtatataatgtatatggtgtattaggtgtccccggctctgtactgtatataatgtatatggtgtattaggtgtcccggctctgtactgtatataatgtatatggtgtattaggtgtccgggctctgtactgtatataatgtatacggtgtattaggtgtccgggctctgtactgtatataatgtatacggtgtattaggtgtcccggctctgtactgtatataatgtatacggtgtattaggtgtccgggctctgtactgtatataatgtatatggtgtattaggtgtcccggctctgtactgtatataatgtatatggtgtattaggtgtccgggctctgtactgtatataatgtatatggtgtattaggtgtcccggctctgtactgtatataatgtatacggtgtattaggtgtccgggctctgtactgtatataatgtatatggtgtattaggtgtcccCCGGCAGGACCTTCACAGTAAAGCATTCTGCGTCTGACACGATGTATCTGTTCTAATCCGTTACATTGTACCTCAGTCTGAGCTCTGagatgttacaatgtatcctgGGCGGCTCCATACTGTGACATGGAGGAAGCAGCTGGCACACTGTCACAGCTCCGCTGCGGGGGCAGGGATGCTGGGGGTGACAGTCTGCGCCTGGACCAATGGGATTGTGGATGCAGGTGGAGGCTGTCAGCGGAGCAGCCATTGGGGCAGCGGTTTATTATGACCCTGCAGATGTCCTCGTCTCCCGCAGCCTCAGTCACCAGGAGATCCTACAATGGCTTTATCCACCATCCAGAAGGTGGTCATGTTCTCCGGCCTGGTGCTGTGCGTGTCCCTGCTCCTGCCCAAAACCTTCCTGAACAGGGGGAAGCCGTCCCTGCAGCAGCCGGAGGGTAAGCGCTCAGCTCTGCATGCTCTGGCGGGAGGGACATGGGGGCGACCCCCCCAACAATCCGAGGGGGGGGACTGTCTCCGATAAGGGGGGTCTGCCTTTAATTTAACCCTTCAGTGCTGCAGTATGTAACCGATATAATCTGCTGCCCTCACCCTGCATCTGAATACCTTAAGAAggtggtacccccccccccccccccccttcccacaacACCTATCATGGGGGCACTGCcagccctccctcccccccccagctcGGGCTCTTGTATGTATCATGTATGAAGCTGGAGTATTACATGTGATTACAGCAGTAACGCTCCTCCTGATCCCAGGACCGATCCCCACGtgtgaccccccggcccccccaatCCTGTTACATAGAGGGCAACACTGTAACGACTACAGCGACATGTAACATATTATCTGTCCTTCTATCAAGTAATTGATAAGTAAACCCAATAAAAACTGTTACATTATATCAGTGAGGACAAGTCagcgaaaccagacggatccgctctgcggCCCATAGACGTATCTGATGACGGATCCGCTCTGCGGCCCATAGACGCCTCTGATGACGGATCCGCTCTGCGGCCTATAGACGTCTATGATGACGGATCAAAGCAGAATGACTCCTAAAGGCTCCGTTATAAGTCAGGTATAACAGAATAccctaagggccctttcacacttgcggcaggacggatccgcccttccgctatttcgccgtgccgccggaccgccgctctgtccccattgactatatggGAACGGGGCGGAGCTCTGGCACAGCACGGCGGTGCGCAGCgaaagccgccagactaaaaagtcctgcatgtccacaggttgtcagcagtgatagatgttcctgtagtataaggtgtgtgatctcatgtctgatcacaggtcattatatcagtgatgtcatcagcagggggcggggctgtgacaacctctcagacatgatatacaggcaggttgtcagcagtattaGACAAATAGCCTTTTGTACTCTATTATTACTAATCGGAGTTCTTCCTCTTCGCTGCAGTAACATAAGAGCACATAGTGTAGATAATGAAGGATTTATGGAGACTTTGGGACTTTGTTACAAACTTTCTAATTTTGTCCCGCTGGCGCTGTGTACGGTTTGGATGGCGGCCGTCGTCACCCTGGGTATAACACTGATTGCTATTTTCACCTTCACATCAACCAAATGTCCTGAGTGCGCGGCAAAAGAGCGAGCGACGCCACTGACATCACATATCATCAGAAGTGACATTTAATTACAGAGCGTTCAAATACATTGTCCTCATGTCTGCAACAACGTAATCCATCATCACTGACCTCATCCCCCCACCGCACATGTGTATTATATGATCGGCCGAATACTTCTATATAATAAGAGCATCACAtattatgtacagctggtataacctgggcatctcctgtatataattatatatgtacagctggtataagttatacatctccttgtatatagtgatatggaccatgctggtataacctgggtatgtcctgtatataattatatatatacagctggtataacccgggcatctcctgtatataattatatatgtacagctggtataaccagggcatctcctgtatataattatatatgtacagctggtataacctgggcatctcctgtatataattatatatgtacagctggtataacctgggcatctcctgtatataattatatatgtacagctggtataacctgggtatctcctgtatataattatatatgtacagctggtataaccagggcatctcctgtatataattatatatgtacagctggtataacctgggcatctcctgtatctaattatatatgtacagctggtataacctgggtatgtcctgtatataattatatatgtacagctggtataacctgggcatctcctgtatataattatatatgtacagctggtataacctgggcatcttctgtatataattatatatgtatggctggtataagttatacatcttcttgtatatagtgatatggaccatgctggtataacctgggcatctcctgtatataattatatatgtacagctggtataagttatacatctccttgtatatagtgatatggaccatgctggtataacctgggtatgtcctgtatataattatatatatacagctggtataacccgggcatctcctgtatataattatatatgtacagctggtataaccagggcatctcctgtatataattatatatgtacagctggtataacctgggcatctcctgtatataattatatatgtacagctggtataacctgggcatctcctgtatataattatatatgtacagctggtataacctgggtatctcctgtatataattatatatgtacagctggtataacctgggcatctcctgtatctaattatatatgtacagctggtataacctgggcatctcctgtatataattatatatgtacagctggtataacccgggcatctcctgtatataattatatatgtacagctggtataacctgggtatgtcctgtatataattatatatgtacagctggtataacctgggcatctcctgtatataattatatatgtacagctggtataacctgggtatgtcctgtatataattatatatgtacagctggtataacctgggcatctcctgtatataattatatatgtacagctggtataacctgggcatctcctgtatataattatatatgtacagctggtataacctgggcatcttctgtatataattatatatgtatggctggtataagttatacatcttcttgtatatagtgatatggaccatgctggtataacctgggcatctcctgtatataatatatatgtacagctggtataacctgggcatcttctgtatataattatatatgtacagctggtataagttatacatcttcttgtatatagtgatatggaccatgctggtataacccgggtatctcctgtatataattatatatgtacagctggtataacctgggcatctcctgtatataattatatatgtacagctggtataagttatacaccttcttgtatatagtgatgtggaccatgctggtataacctgggcatctcctgtatataattatatatcagcagctggtataacccgggcatctcctgtatataattatatatgtacagctggtataacctgggcatctcctgtatataattatatatgtacagctggtataacctgggtatcttctgtatataattatatatgtacagctggtataacctgggcatctcctgtatataattatatatgtacagctggtataacctgggcatctcctgtatataattatatatgtacagctggtataacctgggtatctcctgtatataattatatatcagcagctggtataacccgggcatctcctgtatataattatatatgtacagctggtataacctgggcatctcctgtatataattatatatgtacagctggtataacctgggtatctcctgtatataattatatatgtacagctggtataacctgggtatctcctgtatataattatatatgtacagctggtataacctgggcatctcctgtatataattatatatgtacagctggtataagttatacatcttcttgtatatagtgatatggacaatgctggtataacctgggcatctcctgtatataatatatatgtacagctggtataacctgggcatctcctgtatataattatatatgtacagctggtataagttatacatcttcttgtatatagtgatatggacaatgctggtataacctgggcatctcctgtatataatatatatgtacagctggtataacctgggcatcttctgtatataattatatatgtacagctggtataagttatacatcttcttgtatatagtgatatggaccatgctggtataacctgggcatctcctgtataattatatatgtacagctggtataacccgggtatctcctgtatataattatatatgtacagctggtataacctgggcatctcctgtatataattatatatgtacagctggtataacctgggtatctcctgtatataattatatatgtacagctggtataacctgggtatctcctgtatataattatatatcagcagctggtataacccgggcatctcctgtatataattatatatgtacagctggtataacctgggcatctcctgtatataattatatatgtacagctggtataacctgggtatctcctgtatataattatatatgtacagctggtataacctgggcatctcctgtatataattatatatgtacagctggtataacctgggtatctcctgtatataattatatatgtacagctggtataacctgggtatctcctgtatataattatatatgtacagctggtataacctgggcatctcctgtatataattatatatgtacagctggtataagttatacatcttcttgtatatagtgatatggaccatgctggtataacctggacatctcctgtatattatatatatgtacagctggtataacctgggtatcacctgtatataatatatatgtacagctggtataagttatacatcttcttgtatatagtgatatggacaatgctggtataacctgggcatctcctgtgtataatatatatgtacagctggtataacctgggcatctcctgtgtataatatatatgtacagctggtataacctgggtatcttatAATGTgaatacaaattatttttttttaggaagtACCGGCCGTTTCCCGTCTGCTGTTCCTCATGGTAAACCAGTGGATTTTAGGGGAGGAGGTTTCCCCCGCTCTCACTTATCTGAAGCTGTGTCTAAGGCGAAGGCTGGTGGAGGAGGAAGTAACAGCCGGCAGAGTCTCGTGGGGCAGATAATACCCATCTATGGGTTCGGGatattactgtatatactctATATACTTTTCAAGGTAAGGTCCAGACTCAGAGAGAAGGTTGAAAAATTAAATGTTCTGCAGATCTGGGTgtgataatctgcaggatatatcactacgtatctgtcaggaggtagaggggacagagcgatgttctgcagatctgtaGAGAGGTCAGGGGTGTAATAACCTGCAGGATATCAcactgtatctgtcaggaggtgcagggtgcgatgttctgcagatgatGATATTCTCTGGTATTTGCAGCTCTCTAAGGGCAGACCGGTGAAGCCTGAGCCCCGGAGCGCCCCCATCGCCAACGGGAACCTGAAGAGGAAGATCAGTGAGTGGATTACATGCTCCTGCGGAGGGGTGGGGCCGCACACAGGGTTGTCAcagctccgccccctttatgtaGTAACTCTATCTATGAAGCTGATAGTTTAGCTCAGTAGATCCGCCATCGGGCCGGACTGTAACCCCCTGTACAGGGCCGGtagacaaagtgtggccctgggcaaagttTTAAGTGGGGCCCCAAAAGAAATACTGCACAAACAcattataggcctcatgcacacggccgttgtttgggtccgcatccgagccgccatttttgcggctcggatgcggacccattcacttccgttttgcggacaagaataggcatttctacaatgggccgcacattccattccgcaaattgcagaaggcacacgggcggcttccgttttttgtgaaccgcaaaaaaaccggaacggtcgtgtgcttgaggccttagaCACAGCCTGCACTGATTGCGGATTACACGTGGTTTTTCCTCGTGCAAAGaaactgcagtgtaatacagAACCAGCAAGGATATCAGATCGGCCGGCGTCCTTCTCCCGGGACACCTGGgcggccagtgatgtcactgtatatcagTCCCATCCAAGTGAaaggagatgagctgcagtacAAAGCATCGCTGCTGTCTAATGGACGGCGCTGGGCTTGGTGAACTATAAAGAGAGcgcagtggcctcttcaaacagctgatcagcaggggtgtcgggagtcgggtccccactgatctgatgcagatgacctatcccgaggatagaccGTCCAGATCGAATTCCCAGGAAATCCTGTTAACTGAAAAAAACAAGAAGCCGGTGGAAAGACAAACAGATATAGTGTAAGTCCCCTTTAAAAACACTTTCTACGTGTCATAGTGACCACTGACCACAtagctctcacatccagggacatctcctgtcatgtagaccttctctttcctcttctcctccatctgacccagaccgccatgacaaattctctcagccgcatctcgtctctacagtttgtaacacagacacgttagatttctaaatttttccatcaacctccccgtcctggtgtccccacagtgtcatcctgccacccccaatactgtgcccgctgtgcctgtgcccgctgtgccccccaatgccccaggtactgtactgctgaaaaaatagtgaccccaggagacataattggggtcatttatcaaactggtgtaaagtagaactggatttccaaaagagctgtcaaatatgaaaggtggaacccgatttgctgctatgggcaactaacccagtcctactgtacaccagtttgataaatgaccccaaatgtccctatagtgtccacagcagctataatgtcctctagagacccccagtaataataccaccctatactgtgctccaggtaataatccctgtatagtgtccccataaaTAATAGactggcccctacagtgcccccccaatagcaacgcccccacgctgccccatatagtaatttcccccacatagtaatccctcccataataatttccccccgatgtactgtctcttcacatgtcctcctgtgtgtgtccccccatgtcccccaaagtttagcacataaaaaaacaaaaacaaaaaaaacctaaaagctaaatactcacctatgtccaggcgcgCACACTTCACTGCACAGCcgcgcgcgatgatgtcatcatgcacgCCTGCActgggatttcactactgcataggcctcaggcctatggTGGGGATCgggggcggggcagggaactatgcgctcccgtgccccgccgcagtatgtgggctttcgggtcggcgttgggcccggggctgccgacccgaacgtcatcCGCCACTGACTGGAAGGGGGCCCCTTTGGTGATGGGGGCCCAGGGCAATTGCCCAATTTCCCCCTTCCCCAAACGCCAGCCCTGCCCCTGTAATAAGCGGGTGAGGAGCTGCCCCCCCATTACTGGTATATACTGTGATATGTTATCTGCTCCTTTAACCCTGCGTGTCCTGGGCTGTGCTGTATAATGGACGGCCGGGGATTTGCGCTTATTCTTTTCTCTGATCCATTCATACAATATTCCGCCACCTGTTGCTCGACCCACCGTTGTTCATCGCTTGGAATGCGTTATTTTCTAGCGCCTCTCTCTATTTCCAGCTGACTATGAGCTCGGCCAGCTGCAGGATAAACTGCGAGAGACCGAGGAGGCCATGGAGAAAATCATCTCGCGCCTGGGGCCCCACAATGAGAGGTAAGGGCCCAATGTGCTGACATGATCCGCCATGCTTCCCCCGGAGTATATCGCCCTCTGTCCTCAGTTCTCCCATCTATGGGGACATCTCTTGTGGGTTTATATTGTGTCCTGTGATGGGACGAGGTTATAACGGGGTGGGGAGTGATGACATCATAGGCTCGGCCATCTTTGGTGACATCTCCGTGGGTTTATACTGTGCCCTCTGATAGGATGAGGTCATAATGATGGGGAGAGTGATGACATCATAGGCTCGGCCATCTTTGGTGACATCTCCGTGGGTTTATACTGTGCCCTCTGATAGGATGAGGTCATAATGATGGGGAGAGTGATGACATCATAGGCTCGGCCATCTTTGGTGACATCTCCGTGGGTTTATACTGTGCCCTCTGATAGGATGAGGTCATAATGATGGGGGGAGTGATGACATCATAGGCTCAGCCATCTTTGGTGACATCTCCGTGGGTTTATACTGTGCCCTCTGATAGGATGAGGTCATAATGATGGGGGAGTGATGACATCATAGGCTCGGCCATCTTTGGTGACATCTCCGTGGGTTTATACTGTGCCCTCTGATAGGATGAGTTCATAATGATGGGGGGAGTGATGACATCATAGGCTCGGCCATCTTTGGTGACATCTCCTGTGGGTTTATATTGTGTCCTGTGATGGGACGAGGTTATAACGGGGGGGGTTGTTGATGACGCCATCGGTTAAGCCATTTTTGGTGACATCTCCGTGGATTTATACTGTGCCCTCTGATAGGATGAGGTCATAATGATGGGGAGAGTGATGACATCATAGGCTCAGCCATCTTTGGTGACATCTCCTGTGGGTTTATATTGTGTCCTGTGATGGGACGAGGTTATAACGGGGGGGTCGTTGATGACGCCATCGGTTAAGCCATTTTTGGTGACATCTCCGTGGGTTTATACTGTGCCCTCTGATAGGATGAGGTCATAGTGATGGGGGGAGTGATGACATCATAGGCTCGGCCATCTTTGGTGACATCTCCGTGGGTTTATACTGTGCCCTCTGATAGGATGAGATCATAATGATGGGGAGAGTGATGACATCATAGGCTCAGCCATCTTTGGTGACATCTCCGTGGGTTGTGCCGAGGTCTAGTATGGGACAGGACGCTGATGACGTCATCGGTTCTGATGAGATGTGACTTTGTAATTGGCAGAGAAGGTAACGTCAGTGacggcgaggagcaggagctgctgCAGAGGCTGAAGGAGATCACTCGGGTGATGAAGGAGGGGAAGGTCCTGGACGGCGTCACCCCGGAGCAAGAGGCCGAGGAGGCTCCCTACACCGAGGGATGGGAAGGTGCGGGGGCTGGGCATGTCAGGAATTTAAGGGGGTGCTCACCCATCATCTCTACTGATCTTGAATTACATCATGTCTTATTATaccccagtcacatccagagctgcaacgaTAATTTTAACCTTTGTATCGGGTCATATTCTCCAATCAGACACAGACCTGTAATTGTGCTGCTACATCACGCTCTGTGCTCCAGTCACAACCAAAGCTGcatcagtacacagcactgcatgAATGCACGAGACGCAGCTTTATAACTGTCACATCGGATCACGGTGCAGGTCGCTCAGAGGATGCCCTTTGACGACCCTGAACCAGCAGGGGGTGTAAAGTCCATAGCCTGGCTGCTGACAGGAAGCTCACAGAATAGTtactgcagctctgggtgtgactggagtataacatgatgtaactcaggatcagtagaagCAGCTGTGCTCGCTGCGGAtgtcgttacaatgtatcagtgtgacTTTGCTGTCTTTCACAGGTTACCCAGAAGAGACGTATCCGATCTACGACCCGTCTGAGGGCAGGAGGAGACCCAGCACGATCCTGGTGGACCGCTCGCTGCTGAACCAGCCCTCAGCGGAGGAGATCGCCGAGCAGCTGGAGTTCATGGAAGATTATAATCGTTTCTGCACAGAACACGCAGCGGAGGATGGGAGTAATCCTCCTACGGCGTACGACCCATGTGACGACGCCCAGCGCAGCCCCATCCGCGCCCCAGAAGATGAGATCTGCTCCGAGGAGCCAAGCGACGATGAGGACCCTGCGGTTCTAGCGGAGAATGCCGGCTTCAGCTCAGAGGCAGCCAGCGAGGAGGACTCAGAGGCTTCTGTGACAGATTCGGCTGTGAGCGGAGATTTACTGGAAACCGTCAGTAATTCAGTCGGGGATGAGTTACAGTCTCTGCGCAAACGGAGCAAAAAGTCCCCAGACTGCTAAATGTCCCCAAATCTGGTGACTGACGGAGGGACCCGCGAGAGCTCCGGTGATGTCAGAGGCGTGATGGCACGAAATCCTCTGTTactgccccatgtcagccatgacATCGCAGTGCATGTACTGCAAAAGTAATCGCACCCCCACATCACTATGGCCCGGATCTACTCATGTGACGCCCCTAGAATCTGGGGAACTTGGGTGTCTCCAGTTGT
This genomic interval carries:
- the RIC3 gene encoding protein RIC-3, coding for MALSTIQKVVMFSGLVLCVSLLLPKTFLNRGKPSLQQPEGSTGRFPSAVPHGKPVDFRGGGFPRSHLSEAVSKAKAGGGGSNSRQSLVGQIIPIYGFGILLYILYILFKLSKGRPVKPEPRSAPIANGNLKRKITDYELGQLQDKLRETEEAMEKIISRLGPHNEREGNVSDGEEQELLQRLKEITRVMKEGKVLDGVTPEQEAEEAPYTEGWEGYPEETYPIYDPSEGRRRPSTILVDRSLLNQPSAEEIAEQLEFMEDYNRFCTEHAAEDGSNPPTAYDPCDDAQRSPIRAPEDEICSEEPSDDEDPAVLAENAGFSSEAASEEDSEASVTDSAVSGDLLETVSNSVGDELQSLRKRSKKSPDC